The Knoellia sp. S7-12 region CACGGCACGCAGGAGGCCAACGTGGTCGGCGAGCAGGACGGCACTGTCTGACCCGTCGACCCATCCGGATGCCCGTCGGCTACGAACACCCCACAGGGTCGCCCCTGGCCCTCCCTGTGAAAGTGAGTTGATCCGCAATGAAGCGCATTCTCCTCGGAGGCGCCCTGGGCGTCGCCGGACTCGCGGCCGGCCTCATGCTGGCTCCAACCGCGGCCCAAGCTGGCCACACCAACGCTCTCGTCTCTGCCCATCTCACCGGTCGCGCCGAGGTCAGTTCCACCGGCGCCAAGGGTGTCGTTGGTGACCCCAACGGTCGCGGCGAGTTCTACGTCTTCGGTATCGACGGCGACCCCACCACCCTTTGCTACATCCTCGAGGTGAGCAAGATCGCCGAGCTCGACCAGGCGCCGGGTGGCGGACGGGCGGCACACATCCACGAGGGTGCCAAGGGCACGAACGGGCCCGTCGAGGTCAACCTCGCCTTCCCGCAGGACGGGCAGTCGGCCGACTGTCTCACCGAGGGTGAGGCCGGCAAGGGTCTCGAGGCCGGCGAGGTGCAGGAGATCCTCTCCAACCCGTCGAACTACTACGTCAACGTCCACAACAGCGAGTTCCCGGGCGGCGCAGTCCGCGGCCAGCTCCACGCGGACGGCTGATCGAGCTTCGCTCCAAGCCCGATGAACGCGGGACGGTCCGGTCGCGAGTGAGCGGTCGGGCCGTCCCGTCTCTTCGCGCGGGCATCTGTGCAGGTCAGTAATAAAGTTGTGAGTGAGTGCTCACTCATTCACACTTGAGGGGTGCCTCCTCGCGCCCCCGCCCTGAGCCCCGACGACCGTCGGGCGTCGATCATCGCTGCGACCCTCCCGCTCCTGCGGTCGAAGGGTGGCAGCGTGAGCACCAAGGAGATCGCCAGGGCTGCCGGTGTCGCCGAAGGAACGATCTTCCGGGTGTTCGACACCAAGGACACCCTCATCGAGGCCGTCATCCACGACGCCTTCGACAACTCGACGCTCATCGCCGAGCTTGCCGACATCGACCGCTCGCTCGAGATGCCCGAGCGACTGTCTGTCGGCGTCGCGATCATGCAGGAGCACCTCAAGGGGATCGTCGTGCTCATGACGGTGATGGCGTCCTCGGGCCAGCCGTTCCGGCCGCCTCCCGGTGGTGAGGCGCACCGCCGTCGGCACGAAGCCACGGCCGACCTCGACGCGGCGTTCGTCGACGTTCTCGGCGACGACGTGGCGCTGCTGCGAGTCCCCGCCACCACCTTCATCGGCTACTTGCGGATGCTCACGCTCTCGAGTGTCCACCCCATGCTCGACGGCGACGCCTCCACTCCGGAGCAGCTCGTTGACGTCCTTCTGGAAGGCGCCCTCAAGCGCCCGACCACCACCACCCGGAGGAAGAAGTAGTGCTGCTTCGAATCTTGCGCGACTACCTGCGCCCCTACCGCGGGGCGCTCACGGTGCTCGTCCTGCTACAGCTGGCCGGCACGATCGCCTCGCTCTACCTGCCCAGTCTCAACGGGCGCATCATCGACGAGGGGGTGGCCAAGGGCGACACCGGCTACATCATGTC contains the following coding sequences:
- a CDS encoding CHRD domain-containing protein, translated to MKRILLGGALGVAGLAAGLMLAPTAAQAGHTNALVSAHLTGRAEVSSTGAKGVVGDPNGRGEFYVFGIDGDPTTLCYILEVSKIAELDQAPGGGRAAHIHEGAKGTNGPVEVNLAFPQDGQSADCLTEGEAGKGLEAGEVQEILSNPSNYYVNVHNSEFPGGAVRGQLHADG
- a CDS encoding TetR/AcrR family transcriptional regulator yields the protein MPPRAPALSPDDRRASIIAATLPLLRSKGGSVSTKEIARAAGVAEGTIFRVFDTKDTLIEAVIHDAFDNSTLIAELADIDRSLEMPERLSVGVAIMQEHLKGIVVLMTVMASSGQPFRPPPGGEAHRRRHEATADLDAAFVDVLGDDVALLRVPATTFIGYLRMLTLSSVHPMLDGDASTPEQLVDVLLEGALKRPTTTTRRKK